In Tenebrio molitor chromosome 1, icTenMoli1.1, whole genome shotgun sequence, the sequence CGCAAGGTACAAAAACCTTAACCAAAAAGTAGAGTTTTAGTGAAAGGAAACAATGCCAGGTTCGTAGAAAATGTACTTTTACCaatagaacaaaaaaattatctatcATATAATGTAAACACACTCAAGACAATATATCTAAAGCTACTTGAAAAAACAGGAAATGTTCTAAAATGTTCGAGTACCTATTCACACATTTTTCGAACAATTTAAGAATCGAGATTACAAGTGAATgatgtgtttaaaaaaatcttttctgTTGTGCTCAAAATCTTTGATTTAACTATTTAGAAGGTGTTTTTATGCTTCGCCCAGTTATcaacctcgacttcgtctcggtcttcaatctctgggcttagcacaaaaagattcacttctactcttaatgatatcaTTTACTATTCTCATATCGTGCGAACTTTTTggtaaacataaataaataataatataacacaTAAATAGTTAGTTAGGTCTATTTTGGTATAACACTTTTTCTTGTGTTGTTAGTCCCAATGGACTAGAGTCCCTGAGATCTACGTCATTAGCATTTcactcaaaaaatgtttctatttAAAGAACCGTTTTTATTTCTGATTATGCAAAACTTCCAAATCTTAAGGTATTTAGAACTGATCTCGTAACAAAAGTAGAGGAAGATTAAAAGTAGTCATGTTTTTTCGTTTGAAATCCTTTTAGaataattatgaaaaacaaaattactaaaaattgacatggcacaataaataaaataaacatccaAATTTATTATGAACTCTTCGTACTAAGAGCACAACTTACTCTAAAATCAGAATGCCATTGTACAGCTGCTCTCACATATCTTATAGATACAATAAAGCAATGATATTTAAAATTGCTTAAgtctgtaaaatattttcttcccATATTCGATTAGATccaaacaaactaaaaaaataaaataataaatttccaaTATTTGTCCTTCCTGGTAGTAATATTTACTTCTGTTTAAGGGAAGCTGGTAAAATCTGAAAGCACTTCATCCGATGCACCCCATCCGGTGGAAAAATCGAGCAAGAACTCCCTATGCAACTGCAAATACATGAAATACCTTATTATCCCAATACTCGTAATCGTAATACTTGTAATTGTGGGACTTGTAATACTCTTGGGTAATTCGAAAGACACGCCACCCCCAAAATCCAACGATAACCTAACCATACGTCCCATATCAGAAGGAATGATAATTGAAAAGAGCAAATGGGGTGGACGAGAAGCGCGGAATAATACCGAACCTTTGCCCCATCCAGCTCAATTTGTTATAATTGCTCACACGGTTACTCCGATGTGTTACGACTTTCCAGCGTGCTCTAAAAGGGTCCAGtcgattcaaaattatcacatTGGCAGTAAAAATTACGCCGATATTGGATACAATTTTGTGGTGGGTGGTGATGGTAACGTGTATGTTGGTAGAGGGTGGGACCTTAAGAATGTACAAAACATCGATTCTTCCATTAGTATTTCTTTCATTGGAGATTATACACGGGACTATTTAACACCAAGTATGATTAATGTTACGAAAAAGTTGTTGGAGGATggagtggaaaaaaataagCTTGCCAGAGATTACAAATTGGTGTGTCACAGTCAGACGCAGAGGACTATAAGTCCTGGACCACACGTGTGCCAAGTTGTCCAAACTTGGCCACATTTTGATCCGGGCATTTACTTTCCTCGTTAGCGTACTTGTAATGATGTATTGGAAGAAGAGTTGAAGCATTTTTGAATTGTGGAAAGACTTCAAAATTGTTGTTATGACTGAATTGAATTGGGACTAATTATTTAAGTgagaagaacaaaaaatactaGTCAATAAATGTGTCGTAGATGTAGCTTGTTTTGTTATCTGCTGATTAGTTGTGTATAAATACTTACGTACAATTTTTGTGACCGTTATATGTTATGTTGATATTGCGAGACTTCCATAAGTACTAATAAGTTGGTATTGTACTACAGTTGTTTAATAAATCGATGTTTTCAAAgcagaattaaatttttattttgatgataattaataatagtgTGCGGTTAAAAATCTTTTGATAAATAAGTGTTCAAACAGAATGCAATTACTGTAACtaagtttatttaaaatatttaatcagAGAGAATTTTGCGCAACTTGAACCAATATTAAATGGGAAGTATGATTAGATCTATTGAGAAGCAAATCAAGAAGGTCAATGATTGCGACTGCACTTTCTTAGGTATCAGTTCCTTATCAGAGTTTATCAGCATCATCGCCAACAGAAGGATGTTGCCTCAGGATGTCAGAGTGATGTTCTTTATCATCAGAACTAAAAAggagaaaaaatatatctatAATTAAAGTgaaaacattattaaaatcagttaataacaaaaatataagttctttgtatttttaccacgttagatctttattttttattgaagttAAAAGTATGAGCTCAGTTCATGAATATTATTTACGGAAAGAAAAATAGTTGGTCTATTTTTATACGATCACTTgatcaataataattcattttcTATCATGTAAAGTTTACTTTTCTCTATAGTTTTATAACATTACTTGTAACATTATTGTAAAAGAACAGAACAAgaaaagaattaaaataaaaatgttaaaattatctacctcatttaaataataataataataaataaatcaatatgaatgaatgaattctTAGAAGAAGTATAGGTAGATTCTCTCGTGGGTTGTGACCTTGGAGATAtttgcgcgaaggcggagcgaaacccagtgaaaaatctgtaaatgataactgaaaacgtcgactactttcaaattcaaataaacaagagagggacgaaactaacgtaacaaatgacgatgttttccggtcggtttgtagcgcctgcTAGAGAGCGATATTCGTcctttgcgcagatatgactcatagcccataaGAAAATCCAACAGCTCTAGTAGTTACAAGAGAAATATGTAAAATTTGGAACCAGAGACGAATAAAGACGTCCAGCACAAGCAGCGGTTATTTTTTTCTCGCAACAAAGGGAAGTTAAGGTTACGGTCCTAACAAAtactatatttattttatattaatatttaCTTTTACGTGATATTCATTGCACCTCCTTATACTGAATAATCTGTTAGATTGTCAGTTATACAGTATTTCCCCATATTATGACCCCTAGTATGTCCTGTTTTATTTGCTGTGtcttttatacaaatttattttacgatTAAATGATTAAATGCATTAAGTcaggaaaaaatagcataTATAGGTACACCACGGGAGTGAGGTGCCTTTTCATCctttatgtaattattatcCTGGCAGCAATAAACTGAGGATTAAAAGACACACTTTAATCCCTCGTCATATAatatatcgggccttcaaataaatatatatttagagtaggcgtaggcgacattctaattctgttaacagtgtaaagtaatttttgtaggtaaccaattattctccggagttacacaggttacatagtaagcttttttccaaattcatattgtcatattccgtggagggggaatagggagaatgcactacaaaaattaaaaatattttctaacctaattttatttcgttaaaatgtcaagacgtttcttgtgtcattttctacgctggaaaaatgttgcaaacaattgaataatttccataggttgctctaaatataaatttatttgaaggcccgttactATTTCCATTAATTCAGGATTTCAGAAACACCATGGCGACCGTCTTCAATAAGCTCTCATTGCCgttttattgtaaattcgtcgtattttattctttaaatATTAACTGTGATTGCCGTTACCTTTAAACATgtaaatgaaagaaatgaaaTTCTGGGGCCTAGCCTCAGCAAATATAAACCTCAGCAAAGTGAGCAAAAATCTGagaaactttttgaaaaaccaattacataaatttttgataatCACATTAGCAGCAGTCAGTCTGTTAAAAAACTGTTTCGGTGTATGTAGCATCACCAAATATTTGTTTAGGTCTATGTGATTAGATCAATGAAGGTAATCACTAATCACTAATCAGATAAGATTACTACATCCGATTcatcaaaatattaaaaatttatattgatCTTATCCGAAACCTGCCGCAATAATAACATTGGTTGCATTGTTTCAGGGAAGTCAATAAAATCGACAGCTGCTGAATCACTCCTCGCGCCTGACGAAACCGGTAAAATTTCCGTTTTCTTCTCCAAATATGTGAATGTGAAATATCTTGGCATCTTACTAACTTTACTCTTAGTACTTGTAATTATCGGATTTGTTATACTCTACTATCAGCCTACGTCTCCGAAACCTTCCAACAACGATGGAGACGACCAGCCTACGTCCCCGCCACCGAAACCTTCCAATAGCGGTGGAGACGACGACGTCACAGTAGCCCCTCGAGGACCAGGCGCCATAATTGACAAGGCCCAATGGGGAGGACAACCAACCTTGAATTTTGCCAAACCTTTGCAACATCCCACACCATTTGTAATTGTGTCGCACACAGTCACACCTGTGTGTACGAATTTTGTGGAGTGCTCCCAAAGAGTCCGGTCTATCCAGGAGTATCACGTGGGGAAGCTGCACAGTCCAGACGTGGGTTACAATTTTCTGGTGGGCGGTGATGGGAACGCTTACGTCGGGAGAGGGTGGGACATTAGAAATTTCCATTCGCCAAATTCGATCGGCATCAGTTTTATCGGCAATTATATTTATGACCATTTAACACCGGAGATGATTCGAGTGACGAAGGAACTCTTAGAAGAGGGCGTCAAAAAGGGAAAGCTTGCCGAAGATTATAAGTTGGTGTGTCACAATCAGACTTACAACACTGAAAGTCCTGGAGGAAATGTTTATGATGTTGTCAAAACTTGGCCCCACTATGATTCCGGTCTCTATCTTTAGTATTATTGTGATATTAGTACAAGTGTTTAACAAGAGCTCTATTGTagtgtttttaagaaaacatCGTAATTTTAAGAGTAGGcaagatttttttatagtaATGTTAAGCCAACGAAAACTTGCTAGTCACAACACGTGCTGTAGATATAATTGGCCATTGAATGATAGTGAGAAAGATAACATACGCAAATTGTCTATATTTTTGTCTAGCTATTTAGGActttattcttaaaaaaatcattgtattatacagggtgtttctgaaataggtgcattaattttaactggtaatagaactcgtcaaaaggaacaacttttctatccaccattttgccgaaaaacgatgtttaattccaaaaaaaaattggagagatttttcactaaaatagccctacgacactaaatactgcaatggctaattgagatcagcgctaatatgaaaaaaaaacgtccattttcatccagaaaacgtgttttaacgcagaaatcgaaattcaaagaaatctacccgtatagcaaaaaatccagttcgtaagaatctggttgtttcaggtttttaggtagcttagttttggagatatgaacgtttttaggaaaatctttccgaCTTTTTTAAGCcgttacgcaacgtttttcgccaaaatgtcagagagaaaagttgttccttttgatgagttctattaccagttaaaattaatgcacctatttcagaaacaccctgtatatgtaatttttattgctcaaaatttacaaccaacaTTTATGTTTGTAATAACAGGTAATAACAGTTAATTAGAATATTATGTTGTGATTAAACAACAAATGTGTTTAAGCAGAAATAGTTATTAAGGTATCAAGGGTGTTATGAGCTTGATAACGCGCGAGGTCGGCAGAGTGAAACCCGAGAGCCTCCGGGCCGAGGGGAGTACGCCGACCGAGGGCGTATCATTATAACACCCGTGGTGCCTTCAAAACTTAATGTCCGACTGGTTTCCTGTGTTTTTGGATTGACAatgatttgattaatttatatCTATCAGTCAAAATTTGGTCGTAACTAAGCAACGAAGACCTTATAACGCCCTAGAGCCTGTTATTTGAAGATAATCCCCTAGGggattatttctctaataacGTATCAGAAAACTGTGTCATTATCGTTCAACAACAACACAGTAGgacattaatattaataattaattaattatatttaacaGACACTATGTTAATAACTAAAAAACTATATAGTTTTTTAGTTATTAACATAGTGTCtgttaaatataataattaaggcattctgtaataatttattaagtaTACTAAGTGTGTCATAAAACTCTTTTTTTGGATGAGGATGaagaattttcttctttttaataatttgtgttAAGTTTCGTTACTGcgaaaagcaattaaaatttgttgaaagCTGATAAAGTGCAGCATTAAAATGgaactgtattttttttaatatcgatTATTACTGTACgccgaaattgaaaaaaaatattcgaaagAATATCAATGAAAATTCCAAATCTCTGTAAATATTCCATCTAACTGTAGGTAAGTTGCAATATTATGTCTAGGTAAGAGCcagttaattttttgaaaatacgtTACTTTACACAATTCTGTActttagaaaagaaaaaactgcAACATCCCtattgacattttaaattatattcaaACATTGCGAGTTGAAAGTTCAAGTTAAGAATAGgtaacgtgaaaaaaatatgaacagCTGCTTCCTATCCACTTATTATTAGTGAATGTGATGATAACTTAtaagttatttaaaaatgcttCAAGCTTGATTAAACGTAACAATCCAATACGTTCCAACtgatttgttaaagtttattaattatattattgAATGAAATGAATATACACATGTGGAACATACTGTTTTTATGTTTGatgattatatttttgtatttgttgtGCGTACTTTTTAacgattttttataatatattaaaataattaaaaatattataagaATCAATCAGTTGTCTGGTTTTACTTCCCCTCCCGAGAACACCAATTTCGATGGacgattatttttaaattggttAACTTCAAAAATCATATCTTTTGTAGATTAGAATATTGTAATAGGACTTTCtgacaagaaaaattattttattattatctttaTCAGTTAGAAGATTTTAATAATATGCAAATCAGACTGTacagtaaataatttatttaaaacattaatttcatTATAACTGTATTATTTACAATACAACATACATTACAAAGtgaccaaaaagaaaacaaatcagagcaggcgttgcaaattatcggtcatgtcgtagcggattCCTATGCaaaacgctactttataataaatcatacctcatgaattttagacgttggaattataatcgtgcattttattattattatttgataatggagaaaatttataaaataaacagaagcaacattttacattcgtaagaatgagTAATCTACCAGTTTTATTGCCGAGGGCGATGCCACTGGtgagcagatttttcggtgaaatgtcaaacaaacgtcagttttaaaaCAATGGTGTTGTTAAccttaaaaaaagttttcgatttcgaCAAAGTTTACGAACGTTTCTTGTATGTACgagtaattgtaagcaacaattgtggtaaaatgagttttaccattgaagataaaatattaattattaacaattaattaattaataatggaTTTTTTGAGGGGTAGGCAaacaataaaacgactgtgtatagcaagtaCATATTCATATGTGTACGATCAAGCTAAgaaatacgtttcgataaaacaaaagatgcgGGTTGATCACCTTGTACCCTTTCGTTCGataattattcaaattatttatttatccatGTCATAATGTTGTATTCAACAATACCACTGTTCAAGTGTCAAACCACAGATGTCAAAAGTGATCTATTCGGTGAACAAACAGTGGTGTGAATTAAAAAACGACAAGCGTTTGTGAAAGAGAGACAAACACAGCCTGCTTGACCATAGGTTTCTTTCAACGCTCGTTATTTATCCACGAATATTTCGGTGAACAAACAGTGGTGTGAACTGTGAATTAAAAAACGACAAGCGTTTGTGAAAGAAAGATAAACACAGCCTGCTTGACTACAGGTTTCTTTCAACGCTCGTTATTTATCCATGAATATTATTCGATTTATTATTTGCATATTCCAATTTACaccttttaaataattgtggCGTTAACCAAAGACGAACGGTAACACATGCAAACATTATTAAGTATGAcacgcagaaaattaaattcagaTAACATTTGTTTGTTACAATAGgtgtacagggtgttttcgaagttgaggcgtttcttttaacatgtgatagtatgcgttgttctaaagagttttagccaaaatcaccttagtaaaaagtgtacggcaatgaagatacaataagttaatttttttgaaatgtttgaaaccggtcctgtttaattttgcgctgatttgttagcaaccaaaattgacaaaaaaaatcaaatgagcatgagcgttaatcaaaaatactgtcagaattgtcatctaattagtcagAATGGGTATACGAAAATAACGAGCttacagatatgttgctaaagTATGGGCAATGCTATCAGAATATAGTTCCaacgtccagagagtacgcagagcgattttcGGAAAGAttccatcctgggccacgtcagtttatgaatctagtacagcggagacatagacaggaccggactcaaaattttagtaaactataaaaataatatgcaatcaattatctccgttaatacaaacattttactaagacgATTTAGGCtgaaattcttaagaataatgtatagtacctcctgttacaaggaacacctcaacttcgaaaacaccctgtataggttataataatttaagttAGCCAACAGTGAAAGCTGCAATGACGTGATGTAAAagagaacaaataaaatgatttgcgTCAAACATAGAGATTTTAGCTGCTGatgtattataaaatgtgCTGGTGACGTCGGTACATTTATATAAAATGCTTAAAATATGTCAACAACCTGTACCGACACGCATTCTTATACAAAAGACTTAAATGCCGAGCCATATTATACAGATACGAATTGTGAAAGTGTAGGCGAATgttgatgttttttaaaaatcgtcCTTTTCTGATGGGTATAATTCTGTATTGATATttcaatatgaaaaataaaactaaaaaaatatttgccagCATTCTTCCAATACCACaaacatttgacatttgacgtaCTACTATATTAATATTCACATATTATGTTGGTTTCTTAACCAATCCCACGTCAAGATCAAGATGTTTATATAACACCTATCACATGCAGAAACACAAAACTAAAAACTTATTCCTCAACAACCAAACCACTGATACATCTTTAgctcttgtttgttttgtggCTCTTAGAAGAAAAGGTTATTTCCTTGTGGCTCAGCCACTCATTTGCTTCTTCTAACGtaattgaaaagaaaattatatgAAGGCTAGAATTGATCAGGAGGGAGTGaatgaaggtttctctttcgtttaCTTCACTATCGCTCATTttcgtttttcgctcactgtcttttacgcactggttttcattcatccgtaaatttttcctattctttctgataacgtaattttgattttttaggcaacatttggTACCATTGCGGTCAAAGCATACTGATACAGTATGTT encodes:
- the LOC138123904 gene encoding peptidoglycan recognition protein 1-like isoform X2; this encodes MTLVGAEDNSVTNVFPVGMHNSGLVLKDEDGNSVTELEEWSGASDQTVVPAAINIENSTDVIIGPVTQFNGPVTIYQNVNGQPTTANQIENGSVNNSVNGKLVKSESTSSDAPHPVEKSSKNSLCNCKYMKYLIIPILVIVILVIVGLVILLGNSKDTPPPKSNDNLTIRPISEGMIIEKSKWGGREARNNTEPLPHPAQFVIIAHTVTPMCYDFPACSKRVQSIQNYHIGSKNYADIGYNFVVGGDGNVYVGRGWDLKNVQNIDSSISISFIGDYTRDYLTPSMINVTKKLLEDGVEKNKLARDYKLVCHSQTQRTISPGPHVCQVVQTWPHFDPGIYFPR
- the LOC138123904 gene encoding peptidoglycan-recognition protein LA-like isoform X1; translated protein: MTLVGAEDNSVTNVFPVGMHNSGLVLKDEDGNSVTELEEWSGASDQTVVPAAINIENSTDVIIGPVTQFNGPVTIYQNVNGQPTTANQIENGSVNNSVNGKSIKSTAAESLLAPDETGKISVFFSKYVNVKYLGILLTLLLVLVIIGFVILYYQPTSPKPSNNDGDDQPTSPPPKPSNSGGDDDVTVAPRGPGAIIDKAQWGGQPTLNFAKPLQHPTPFVIVSHTVTPVCTNFVECSQRVRSIQEYHVGKLHSPDVGYNFLVGGDGNAYVGRGWDIRNFHSPNSIGISFIGNYIYDHLTPEMIRVTKELLEEGVKKGKLAEDYKLVCHNQTYNTESPGGNVYDVVKTWPHYDSGLYL